A DNA window from Chitinibacter fontanus contains the following coding sequences:
- a CDS encoding D-alanine--D-alanine ligase yields MNKFGKVAVIMGGSSAEREVSLMSGAGVLAALQSKGVDAHAFDPAEKPLIALKEEGFDRAFLILHGRGGEDGTIQGALEFMGLPYTGCGVMASAIAMDKWRTKLLWEAAGLPVPEYRIIDSAAELTLAAEELGLPLFVKPASEGSSVGVVKLKSLTEVEAAWTEVSRHDSVVLAERNIGGGEFTCAVLDGKALPSVRIIPQTEFYDYEAKYFRDDTEYRCPAGWSDAHEALARSLSEKAYRVLGASGWARIDFLTDDDGTIYLLEANTAPGMTSHSLFPMAARESGLSYEDLVVKILAATLNKAQ; encoded by the coding sequence ATGAATAAGTTTGGAAAAGTAGCGGTCATCATGGGCGGCTCGTCTGCTGAGCGTGAAGTGTCCTTAATGAGTGGTGCCGGCGTTTTGGCGGCTCTGCAAAGTAAAGGGGTTGATGCGCATGCATTTGATCCGGCAGAAAAACCATTGATTGCGCTAAAAGAAGAAGGCTTTGATCGTGCGTTTTTGATCTTGCACGGCCGTGGCGGTGAAGATGGCACGATTCAGGGGGCGCTGGAGTTTATGGGCTTGCCGTACACCGGCTGCGGCGTAATGGCCTCGGCGATCGCGATGGATAAATGGCGGACCAAATTACTGTGGGAAGCCGCTGGTTTGCCAGTACCTGAGTACCGAATTATTGATAGCGCAGCGGAGTTGACGCTAGCGGCGGAAGAACTTGGTTTGCCATTGTTTGTGAAGCCTGCCAGCGAAGGGTCAAGTGTTGGGGTAGTGAAGTTGAAATCTCTGACTGAGGTTGAGGCCGCTTGGACTGAGGTATCACGCCATGATTCGGTCGTGTTGGCCGAGCGCAATATTGGCGGCGGCGAGTTCACGTGTGCGGTGCTGGATGGCAAAGCATTGCCGAGTGTACGGATTATTCCCCAAACTGAATTTTATGATTACGAAGCGAAATACTTCCGGGATGACACAGAATATCGCTGCCCAGCTGGTTGGAGTGATGCGCATGAAGCGCTGGCTCGGTCGTTGTCGGAAAAAGCCTACCGAGTACTAGGGGCGAGTGGTTGGGCTCGGATTGATTTTTTGACTGATGATGACGGCACGATTTATTTATTGGAAGCCAATACCGCGCCAGGCATGACAAGCCACAGCCTATTTCCAATGGCTGCTCGTGAGTCTGGTTTGTCATATGAAGACTTAGTGGTCAAAATTTTGGCCGCTACGCTCAATAAGGCGCAATAA
- the ftsW gene encoding putative lipid II flippase FtsW, protein MRQIFYQAMRRMKPTMSSYDQALFWCVTLLLSIGLVMVYSASIAMAEVDKDTGFRSHYFLQRHAIFLVVGIIAAIGTFNISTEKWRHWAPSLFIAGTVLLLLVLLPGIGREVNGSKRWLSLFVINLQPSELMKFFVVLYAADYTVRKANSMGAKLGESISKVLFPMALVMAVVGALLLLEPDFGAFTVITAIAMGALFLGGFNWRLFLGLIVFLAVAFVGLIASSPYRRARVLGFLDPWQDPYGKGYQLSHSLIAFGRGEWHGVGLGGSVEKLSYLPEAHTDFLMAIIAEEFGFVGIAIVISLFMFFVFRAFAIGVQATKLERHWHALVAQGIGIWIGFQSFINMGVNMGLMPTKGLTLPLLSFGGSGIVANLIAIGLLMRIDYENRQLIRGYRV, encoded by the coding sequence ATGCGCCAGATTTTTTATCAAGCCATGCGCCGCATGAAGCCCACCATGAGCAGCTACGATCAGGCGCTGTTCTGGTGTGTCACTTTGCTGCTGTCGATTGGCTTGGTTATGGTGTATTCGGCGTCAATTGCCATGGCCGAGGTGGATAAAGACACCGGTTTTCGCTCGCATTATTTCTTGCAGCGCCATGCCATTTTTTTGGTGGTTGGTATTATTGCGGCAATTGGCACCTTTAATATTTCTACTGAAAAATGGCGGCATTGGGCGCCTTCATTATTCATTGCCGGTACGGTGCTGCTGCTCTTGGTGTTGTTACCAGGTATTGGCCGTGAAGTAAACGGTAGTAAGCGTTGGCTGAGTTTATTTGTGATTAATTTGCAGCCCTCTGAGCTAATGAAGTTTTTTGTTGTGTTGTACGCCGCAGATTACACGGTACGTAAAGCCAATAGCATGGGGGCAAAATTAGGCGAAAGTATCAGCAAAGTGCTGTTCCCTATGGCTTTGGTGATGGCCGTGGTGGGGGCTTTACTGCTGTTGGAGCCGGATTTTGGTGCCTTCACTGTGATTACCGCCATTGCGATGGGCGCGCTGTTTTTGGGCGGCTTTAACTGGCGTTTGTTTTTGGGACTGATCGTCTTTCTGGCCGTGGCCTTCGTCGGTTTGATTGCCTCGAGCCCCTATCGCCGCGCACGAGTATTGGGCTTTTTGGACCCATGGCAAGACCCGTACGGTAAGGGTTATCAGCTTAGCCACTCGCTGATCGCTTTTGGTCGTGGTGAATGGCACGGCGTAGGTTTGGGTGGCAGTGTGGAAAAATTGTCCTACCTGCCAGAAGCGCACACCGACTTTTTGATGGCGATTATTGCCGAAGAGTTTGGCTTTGTCGGAATCGCCATTGTGATTAGCCTGTTTATGTTTTTTGTTTTCCGTGCATTTGCGATTGGGGTGCAGGCTACCAAACTGGAACGGCATTGGCATGCCTTGGTCGCGCAGGGAATTGGTATTTGGATTGGCTTTCAATCGTTCATCAATATGGGCGTGAATATGGGCTTGATGCCCACGAAAGGTTTAACTCTGCCGCTCCTTTCATTTGGGGGTTCGGGCATTGTGGCGAATCTAATTGCGATTGGCTTGTTGATGCGAATTGACTACGAAAATCGTCAGTTGATCCGGGGGTATCGCGTATGA
- the murC gene encoding UDP-N-acetylmuramate--L-alanine ligase translates to MKHKVKRIHFVGIGGVGMSGIAEVLLNLGFEVSGSDLGSNATTQRLTAAGAEVHQGHAAEFVANADVVVISSAVKDDNPEVVEARARQIPVVPRAMMLAELMRLKQGIAIAGTHGKTTTTSLSASVLEAAGLDPTFVIGGKLHAAGSNARLGHGDFLVAEADESDASFLLLSPVISVVTNIDADHMDTYGHDFEKLKQAFIDFLHHLPFYGRAILCIDDPHVRSILPKVTSPITTYGVSEDAMLRAENIVAAHGQMKFDAVWKNGETRRLAVTLNMPGMHNVLNALAAIAIGIEVGADEAAIVAALEQFEGVGRRFQRYGEVALPAGGSITLVDDYGHHPVEMAATLAAARGAFPGRRLMLAFQPHRYTRTRDCFEDFVKVLSTVDGLLLGEVYAAGETPIVAADGRALVRAVRVAGKVEPIFVENIADMSTAILAAAQAGDVIVTMGAGSIGNVPKQIASLKV, encoded by the coding sequence ATGAAGCATAAAGTTAAACGCATTCATTTCGTCGGTATCGGCGGTGTCGGTATGAGTGGCATCGCTGAGGTGCTGCTTAACCTTGGGTTTGAGGTGAGCGGCTCCGATTTGGGTTCTAATGCCACCACCCAGCGGCTGACTGCGGCTGGCGCCGAGGTGCATCAAGGCCATGCCGCAGAATTTGTTGCTAATGCCGACGTGGTGGTGATCTCTAGCGCGGTTAAAGACGATAACCCAGAAGTAGTCGAAGCGCGCGCGCGGCAAATTCCGGTGGTGCCACGGGCAATGATGCTGGCTGAGCTGATGCGTTTAAAGCAAGGGATTGCGATTGCCGGTACCCACGGTAAAACGACGACCACTAGCTTGAGCGCCAGTGTGCTCGAAGCGGCTGGCCTTGACCCAACATTTGTGATCGGTGGCAAGCTACATGCCGCGGGCTCGAATGCCCGCCTAGGGCACGGTGACTTTCTGGTGGCAGAAGCCGATGAAAGCGATGCTTCCTTTTTATTGCTTTCGCCGGTGATTTCGGTGGTCACCAATATCGATGCTGATCATATGGATACTTATGGTCATGATTTCGAGAAGTTGAAGCAGGCGTTTATTGATTTTCTCCATCACTTGCCATTTTATGGTCGCGCGATTTTGTGTATCGATGATCCGCACGTGCGCTCAATTTTGCCCAAGGTAACCAGCCCGATTACCACCTATGGCGTGTCGGAAGATGCCATGTTGCGCGCGGAGAATATCGTGGCCGCTCATGGGCAAATGAAGTTTGATGCAGTTTGGAAAAATGGTGAAACGCGTCGTTTGGCTGTGACGTTAAATATGCCGGGTATGCACAATGTATTGAATGCACTGGCGGCGATTGCGATTGGGATTGAAGTTGGTGCAGATGAAGCTGCAATTGTTGCTGCGCTGGAACAATTTGAAGGTGTAGGCCGACGCTTTCAGCGTTATGGCGAGGTGGCATTACCCGCCGGCGGCTCAATCACCTTGGTTGATGACTATGGTCACCACCCTGTGGAAATGGCTGCGACTTTGGCTGCGGCGCGCGGCGCTTTCCCTGGCCGTCGCTTGATGTTGGCTTTCCAGCCGCATCGCTATACCCGTACGCGGGATTGCTTTGAAGATTTTGTCAAAGTGCTTAGCACTGTGGATGGTCTGTTGCTCGGTGAAGTGTACGCCGCTGGGGAGACTCCGATTGTGGCCGCAGATGGCCGTGCCTTGGTGCGGGCGGTGCGCGTGGCTGGCAAAGTAGAGCCCATCTTTGTGGAAAATATTGCCGATATGTCAACGGCAATTCTTGCCGCAGCGCAGGCAGGTGATGTGATTGTAACGATGGGTGCAGGCTCGATCGGTAATGTGCCAAAACAAATTGCGAGCCTAAAAGTATGA
- the murG gene encoding undecaprenyldiphospho-muramoylpentapeptide beta-N-acetylglucosaminyltransferase, with protein MASRTLLVMAGGTGGHIFPALAVANAMRVKGWDVVWLGAKGAMETRVVPQHGIDLVTLDITGVRGKGLLKKLSQPWVQLKALLAALNLIFRRRPDVAIGFGGFTGFPGGLAMRLCWLPLVIHEQNSVAGLTNKALSKLANRVLFAFPAAFPQLAPANCVGNPVRDELRAVASPEVRFAGREGVLKILVVGGSLGAQVFNEQVPKALALIAPQARPQVVHQAGEKHIEALRANYAAAGVEAECVAFINDMAQAYADADVVLCRAGALTVAELACIGVAAILVPFPHAVDDHQTGNAQYLSEQNAGILLPQTQISAEALADLLQRMSREQCLELAGNAKRLAKPDATAQVVAVIEELAG; from the coding sequence GTGGCCTCCAGAACTTTGCTGGTGATGGCTGGTGGTACAGGTGGGCATATTTTCCCTGCGCTGGCGGTGGCTAATGCAATGCGTGTCAAAGGTTGGGACGTTGTATGGCTAGGCGCTAAAGGTGCGATGGAAACCCGCGTGGTGCCACAGCATGGCATTGATTTGGTGACATTAGATATTACTGGCGTGCGTGGTAAAGGCTTACTGAAAAAACTATCGCAGCCATGGGTGCAGCTCAAAGCGCTGCTGGCTGCGCTGAATTTGATTTTTCGCCGCCGTCCAGATGTGGCGATTGGCTTTGGTGGTTTTACCGGTTTTCCAGGTGGCTTGGCGATGCGCTTGTGCTGGTTGCCTTTGGTGATTCACGAGCAGAACTCAGTGGCGGGTTTAACCAACAAAGCCTTGTCGAAATTGGCCAATCGGGTGCTATTTGCATTTCCAGCGGCATTTCCGCAGCTTGCGCCCGCCAATTGTGTGGGAAACCCTGTGCGGGATGAATTACGTGCCGTGGCATCACCCGAAGTTCGTTTTGCTGGGCGTGAGGGTGTATTGAAGATTTTAGTCGTGGGTGGCAGCTTGGGGGCGCAGGTTTTTAATGAGCAAGTGCCTAAGGCGTTGGCCTTGATTGCGCCACAGGCTCGTCCACAGGTGGTGCATCAGGCTGGTGAGAAACACATCGAAGCATTGCGTGCCAATTACGCTGCAGCAGGGGTAGAGGCCGAATGCGTTGCCTTTATCAATGATATGGCCCAAGCCTACGCCGATGCGGATGTCGTGCTGTGCCGAGCAGGTGCGCTCACTGTGGCTGAGTTGGCCTGTATCGGTGTGGCGGCGATTTTGGTGCCTTTTCCGCATGCAGTGGATGATCATCAAACTGGTAATGCGCAGTATTTGAGCGAGCAAAATGCAGGCATTTTATTGCCGCAAACACAGATTAGCGCCGAAGCGTTGGCTGATTTGTTGCAGCGTATGAGTCGAGAGCAATGCCTTGAATTAGCAGGCAACGCCAAACGATTGGCCAAACCGGATGCAACAGCGCAAGTTGTTGCTGTAATTGAAGAATTAGCGGGATAG
- the mraY gene encoding phospho-N-acetylmuramoyl-pentapeptide-transferase has translation MMQWLGESVRAFNVFNYLTLRAVLATMTALTMSWVLGPWVIRKLTELKVGQAVRNDGPQTHLVKAGTPTMGGTMILLSIGLTTLLWGDLGNKYVWLVLIVTMATGVIGFIDDYKKVALKNPKGLSAKAKMIGQSAIAIGAGVFLVNVGPDAANTGFIIPFYKEILYPFGAIGFCVLTYFVIVGTSNAVNLTDGLDGLAIMPVVLVAGAFCIFAYVAGNAKFSTYLGVPHVAGAGELIVFCAAMVGAGLGFLWFNAYPAEVFMGDVGALALGAGLGAVAVIVRQEIVLLIMGGVFVVEALSVMIQVASFKMTGKRVFRMAPLHHHYELKGWKETQVVVRFWIITMLLVLAGLATLKLR, from the coding sequence TTGATGCAATGGTTGGGCGAGTCGGTACGCGCCTTCAACGTGTTTAATTACCTGACTTTGCGCGCCGTGCTGGCAACGATGACTGCGTTGACGATGTCATGGGTGCTTGGCCCGTGGGTGATTCGCAAGCTGACTGAGCTTAAAGTCGGCCAAGCTGTCCGTAATGATGGCCCGCAAACCCATCTGGTTAAAGCCGGTACGCCGACGATGGGTGGCACGATGATTTTGCTGTCGATCGGTTTGACAACCCTGCTGTGGGGCGATTTAGGCAACAAATACGTTTGGCTAGTGTTGATCGTGACGATGGCGACGGGTGTGATCGGTTTTATTGATGACTACAAAAAAGTCGCACTCAAAAACCCGAAGGGCCTCTCGGCCAAGGCCAAAATGATCGGCCAATCGGCGATTGCGATTGGTGCCGGTGTGTTTCTGGTCAATGTTGGCCCCGATGCGGCCAATACCGGTTTCATTATTCCGTTTTACAAAGAAATCCTGTATCCGTTTGGTGCGATTGGCTTTTGCGTGCTGACCTATTTCGTGATTGTCGGCACCAGTAATGCGGTCAATTTGACTGATGGTTTGGATGGCTTGGCGATTATGCCGGTGGTGTTGGTTGCAGGTGCGTTCTGCATTTTTGCCTATGTCGCGGGGAATGCGAAATTCTCGACTTATCTGGGGGTGCCGCATGTTGCGGGCGCAGGTGAGTTGATTGTTTTCTGCGCGGCCATGGTGGGGGCTGGCTTGGGTTTCTTGTGGTTTAACGCTTACCCCGCCGAAGTGTTTATGGGCGACGTAGGCGCGTTGGCACTGGGTGCTGGTCTGGGCGCGGTGGCGGTGATTGTACGTCAGGAAATCGTATTGCTGATTATGGGGGGCGTGTTCGTGGTGGAGGCGCTGTCGGTCATGATTCAGGTGGCCAGCTTCAAGATGACGGGTAAGCGCGTGTTTAGAATGGCGCCGCTACATCATCATTACGAGCTTAAAGGCTGGAAGGAAACGCAAGTCGTGGTGCGGTTCTGGATTATCACCATGCTGCTGGTGTTGGCGGGTTTAGCCACACTGAAATTACGTTGA
- the murD gene encoding UDP-N-acetylmuramoyl-L-alanine--D-glutamate ligase, whose product MELNAKHCIVVGLGDTGLATARWLVGKGARVTVADSRLTPPNLSNLQAEFPQVQLRLGAFNVDTFADADLLVTSPGVPLATPEIAAAIAHGISVVGDVELLAQTLVGKPGKVIAITGSNGKSTVTTMVAQMCEVAGQSTVMAGNIGVPVLAALADWEARGQWPDVWVLELSSFQLETTTSLTPAAATVLNVSEDHLDRYAGMNEYAATKASIFAGLGVQVLNREDGYCRGMVRPGRDVVWFGADTPRNGNEYGLVEVEGDFSLRCGDFELIKASELPVAGLHNAVNALASIALCRAAGLPTAPLLAALRNFKGLPHRVEFVAEVNGVAYYDDSKGTNVGATEAALKGMTRPVVLIAGGDGKGQDFSPLVEACERICRAVLLIGRDGPALADVLNEARSSFLPDDDDNYLPVMQLPTLEMAVSVASNFAEPGDVVLLSPACASLDMFRNYHHRAEVFIAAVNQLEQGLEQH is encoded by the coding sequence GTGGAATTAAACGCGAAACATTGCATTGTTGTAGGTTTGGGTGACACCGGTTTGGCCACTGCGCGCTGGTTGGTCGGCAAAGGTGCACGCGTCACAGTGGCCGATAGCCGCCTGACGCCCCCAAATTTGAGCAATCTGCAAGCAGAGTTTCCGCAGGTTCAATTGCGCTTAGGTGCATTTAATGTCGACACATTTGCCGACGCAGATTTACTAGTCACCAGCCCCGGCGTACCGCTGGCTACGCCGGAAATTGCGGCGGCCATTGCGCATGGTATTAGCGTGGTGGGTGATGTTGAACTACTCGCGCAAACCTTGGTAGGCAAACCAGGTAAGGTCATTGCAATTACCGGCTCGAACGGCAAATCAACGGTGACCACGATGGTGGCACAGATGTGTGAGGTGGCAGGGCAAAGTACGGTGATGGCTGGCAATATCGGCGTGCCGGTGTTGGCCGCTTTGGCTGATTGGGAAGCACGCGGCCAGTGGCCCGATGTGTGGGTGTTGGAGCTATCTAGTTTTCAATTGGAAACCACCACTTCACTTACGCCTGCCGCAGCCACCGTACTGAATGTGTCAGAAGACCATCTTGACCGCTACGCCGGTATGAATGAATACGCAGCGACCAAGGCCAGTATTTTTGCGGGCTTAGGCGTGCAAGTGTTAAATCGTGAAGATGGCTATTGCCGGGGTATGGTACGCCCAGGTCGCGATGTAGTTTGGTTTGGTGCCGATACCCCGCGTAATGGTAATGAGTATGGTCTGGTGGAAGTTGAGGGTGACTTCAGCTTGCGCTGTGGTGACTTTGAGTTGATCAAAGCCAGCGAGTTGCCGGTAGCGGGCTTGCACAATGCTGTAAATGCGCTGGCTTCTATTGCTTTGTGCCGAGCAGCAGGTCTGCCGACTGCGCCATTATTGGCGGCACTGCGTAATTTCAAAGGCTTGCCACATCGCGTTGAGTTTGTAGCCGAAGTAAACGGTGTTGCGTATTACGACGACTCGAAAGGCACGAATGTCGGAGCGACCGAGGCTGCGCTTAAAGGGATGACACGTCCAGTAGTATTGATCGCGGGCGGTGACGGTAAGGGACAGGATTTCTCGCCGCTGGTTGAGGCCTGTGAGCGGATTTGTCGCGCGGTCTTGTTGATCGGGCGTGATGGGCCAGCTTTGGCCGATGTGCTGAACGAAGCGCGGTCTAGTTTTCTGCCAGACGACGATGACAATTATTTGCCGGTGATGCAGTTGCCAACGCTAGAGATGGCGGTGTCGGTAGCGAGTAATTTTGCCGAGCCAGGTGATGTGGTGTTGCTGTCGCCTGCATGTGCCAGCTTGGATATGTTCCGCAATTATCATCATCGCGCAGAGGTATTTATTGCTGCGGTGAATCAGTTGGAACAAGGTTTGGAGCAGCACTGA
- a CDS encoding UDP-N-acetylmuramoyl-tripeptide--D-alanyl-D-alanine ligase: MMLSLREAAQALKAKLVASDSQLTFNRVTTDSRDIQAGDLFVALKGERFDAHNFVAAALDQGAVAALVQESGDGNRIIVKDTLAALGELAKFWRSQHAHIPLIGVTGSNGKTSVKEMLASICAVAAGGEQYVHATKGNLNNHIGLPLTVLGIQAEHRFVIAEMGMNHFGEINYLTHIAQPDVAVVNNAGAAHLEALGSVEGVAQAKGEIFAGLVANGTAIINADDQFAPLWQQLAAEKQISTFGLHGEVTASHIELLATGSQFSLLCPAGEAQVLLSVPGEHNVRNALAAAAAALAAGISLAHVQQGLNQWAGVKGRLQAKTAANGAAILDDTYNANPDSMKAAIDVLAAIGATGVPTILVLGDMGEVGADAVERHREIGMYAAQSQINHLVAVGTDMQYAVEAFNALRSGATHCADHAAAIAAVAAVLTPASQVLVKGSRFMRMETVVAGLENKTEQGAQPCC; this comes from the coding sequence ATGATGTTGAGTCTGCGGGAAGCCGCGCAAGCGCTCAAGGCCAAATTGGTGGCGAGCGATAGCCAACTAACGTTTAACCGCGTCACCACCGATAGCCGTGATATTCAGGCGGGTGATTTATTTGTCGCCCTGAAGGGCGAGCGTTTTGACGCGCATAATTTTGTGGCAGCTGCTTTAGACCAAGGCGCGGTGGCTGCTTTGGTGCAAGAGTCCGGTGATGGCAACCGAATTATTGTCAAAGATACCTTGGCCGCCTTAGGTGAGTTGGCCAAATTTTGGCGCAGCCAGCATGCACACATCCCATTGATTGGGGTGACCGGCAGTAATGGCAAAACCAGCGTGAAAGAAATGCTGGCCTCAATTTGCGCTGTGGCAGCAGGTGGTGAGCAATATGTGCACGCCACTAAAGGCAATTTGAATAATCACATCGGTCTGCCACTAACCGTTCTGGGTATTCAGGCCGAACATCGTTTCGTGATTGCCGAAATGGGCATGAATCATTTCGGTGAAATCAATTACCTGACGCATATTGCCCAGCCCGATGTTGCGGTGGTGAATAACGCGGGCGCGGCGCACTTGGAAGCCTTGGGCTCGGTAGAAGGCGTGGCGCAGGCTAAGGGTGAGATTTTTGCTGGTTTGGTCGCCAATGGCACCGCCATTATTAATGCCGATGACCAATTCGCTCCGCTCTGGCAGCAACTCGCTGCAGAAAAGCAGATTTCTACATTTGGCTTGCATGGTGAAGTGACGGCAAGCCATATCGAATTACTTGCTACAGGTAGCCAATTTAGCCTGCTCTGCCCAGCGGGCGAGGCACAAGTACTGCTATCAGTACCTGGTGAGCACAATGTGCGAAATGCCTTGGCTGCCGCTGCTGCTGCACTTGCCGCAGGTATTTCCCTCGCGCACGTGCAGCAGGGGTTAAATCAATGGGCCGGTGTTAAAGGACGTTTGCAGGCGAAAACTGCCGCTAATGGCGCAGCGATTTTGGATGACACCTATAACGCGAACCCAGACTCGATGAAAGCCGCGATTGATGTTTTGGCTGCAATTGGGGCTACAGGTGTTCCGACCATTCTAGTACTCGGTGATATGGGTGAGGTCGGCGCTGATGCGGTAGAGCGTCATCGCGAAATTGGCATGTATGCCGCGCAAAGCCAGATTAATCATTTGGTAGCGGTAGGTACTGATATGCAGTATGCCGTTGAGGCATTCAATGCGCTGCGCAGTGGTGCGACGCATTGTGCCGATCACGCTGCTGCAATTGCGGCCGTCGCCGCGGTGCTGACACCAGCCAGTCAGGTATTAGTGAAAGGCTCGCGGTTTATGCGCATGGAAACGGTGGTTGCCGGCTTAGAAAATAAAACTGAACAAGGAGCACAGCCATGTTGCTGA
- a CDS encoding UDP-N-acetylmuramoyl-L-alanyl-D-glutamate--2,6-diaminopimelate ligase, which yields MKPVSWALPAIDFAAIEALCAQRTLVVDSRKVCAGDVFIAYQGEYVDGRQFIADAIANGAAAVIWEAEDYRWDPAHQVTNIAVPSLRNQVGILLAKLLGNVDEPLPVVGITGTNGKTSIANWLAQAFNALGGKAGVLGTLGNGFVGELSSSTHTTLDPLSLQQWLAKFRQEGATQVAMEVSSHGLTQARAHGVPFHTAVFTNLTRDHLDYHGNMQAYGAAKAKLFEWEGLKAAVINSDDPFGRELLGFTTAKTIFSYGFNSGDLRCTQLESSLKGLALTVETPFGATRIQSSLLGRFNASNLLACLGVLLAQGVSLTDATTALEQIRPAAGRMQCLGGDDKPLVVVDYAHTPDALEKVLMTLREAMPQGSRLYCVFGCGGDRDTGKRPLMGEIACRLADSVVITSDNPRSEAPKVIIQDIVAGVSGVPGTGNANYSIESDRAAAISDAIDMAHSSDVILIAGKGHENYQEIKGERYHFDDVEHANKALARKSKGNKNQ from the coding sequence ATGAAACCAGTAAGCTGGGCATTACCTGCCATTGATTTTGCTGCAATCGAAGCTTTGTGCGCACAGCGTACCTTGGTGGTCGACAGCCGCAAAGTGTGCGCCGGAGACGTCTTTATTGCCTATCAGGGCGAATATGTCGATGGTCGCCAGTTTATTGCCGATGCGATCGCCAATGGTGCCGCAGCAGTGATCTGGGAGGCGGAAGATTATCGCTGGGACCCTGCGCATCAAGTGACGAATATTGCGGTACCGTCGCTAAGAAACCAAGTGGGTATATTGCTGGCGAAACTGCTGGGTAATGTGGATGAGCCATTACCGGTGGTGGGTATTACTGGAACGAATGGTAAAACTTCCATTGCCAACTGGTTGGCGCAGGCATTTAATGCGCTCGGTGGTAAAGCTGGGGTGTTGGGTACGTTGGGTAATGGTTTTGTCGGCGAGCTAAGCAGTTCTACGCATACTACGCTCGACCCGTTGAGCCTGCAGCAATGGCTGGCCAAATTTCGGCAAGAAGGTGCTACCCAGGTGGCGATGGAAGTTTCGTCACATGGTTTGACGCAAGCACGTGCCCATGGCGTGCCTTTTCATACTGCAGTGTTCACCAACTTAACCCGTGATCACTTGGATTACCACGGCAATATGCAGGCGTATGGTGCCGCGAAAGCCAAGTTGTTCGAGTGGGAGGGGCTCAAAGCTGCGGTGATCAATAGCGATGATCCATTTGGTCGCGAATTGCTAGGCTTTACCACTGCGAAAACCATTTTTTCCTACGGCTTTAACAGTGGTGATTTGCGCTGTACGCAACTGGAATCATCACTCAAAGGTTTGGCGCTGACGGTAGAAACACCATTTGGTGCGACGCGTATCCAATCTAGCCTATTGGGGCGCTTTAATGCCAGCAATTTGCTGGCGTGCTTAGGCGTATTGCTGGCGCAAGGCGTCTCTTTGACTGACGCCACTACTGCGCTGGAGCAAATTCGCCCTGCAGCGGGACGCATGCAATGCCTGGGTGGTGACGATAAGCCTTTGGTGGTGGTCGATTATGCTCATACCCCCGACGCCTTAGAAAAAGTACTTATGACGTTGCGTGAAGCCATGCCGCAAGGTTCGCGCTTGTATTGTGTGTTTGGTTGCGGTGGGGATCGTGATACCGGGAAACGCCCGCTGATGGGCGAGATAGCCTGCCGTCTGGCCGACTCAGTGGTAATTACCAGCGACAATCCTCGCTCCGAAGCGCCCAAAGTCATTATTCAAGACATCGTTGCAGGGGTGTCGGGCGTGCCGGGTACTGGCAATGCGAACTATTCGATCGAGTCGGATCGTGCCGCAGCCATTAGCGATGCCATTGATATGGCACACAGCAGTGACGTGATTCTGATTGCCGGCAAAGGGCACGAAAACTATCAGGAAATTAAGGGTGAGCGCTATCACTTTGATGACGTGGAACACGCCAACAAAGCGCTCGCTAGAAAGTCGAAAGGAAATAAGAATCAATGA